The genomic DNA AGTACGGAGGCGCCGCACAGGTTGAGGCATCGTTGAAGGATGCCTTTGCCCGGGATGTGGTTCTTCTCAACTATATAGGAATCAATGCAGTGATTGTTCATGGCGGAGGTCCCAGGATTTCAGAGATGATGAAGAAGATGGGTAAGGTGCCGAGTTTTGTCCAGGGTCAGAGGGTCACCGACGAGGAGACCATCGATATTGTCGAGATGGTTCTCGGAGGGCTTGTAAACAAGGAGATAGTTTCCCTCATTAACCGGCACGGAGGAATGGCCGTGGGTTTAACCGGAAAGGACGGAGGGCTTATAACGGCGGTAAAGAAGGTTATAAGAAAGATGTCCGATGAGACGGGGATGGATGAGGTAATAGACCTCGGTCTTGTCGGCAAGGTGAAGGAGGTAAATCCCGCCATTCTTGAAAGCCTTGAGAGTAACGGCTTTATTCCGGTGGTTGCACCTGTAGGGGTAAGCTCCGATGGGGTAACGATGAATATAAATGCCGACAGCGTTGCTTCCGTCCTTGCGTCAGCTCTTGGGGCGGAGAAG from bacterium BMS3Abin08 includes the following:
- the argB gene encoding acetylglutamate kinase, whose translation is MKKLIEKAEVLIEALPYIREFYGKTFVIKYGGAAQVEASLKDAFARDVVLLNYIGINAVIVHGGGPRISEMMKKMGKVPSFVQGQRVTDEETIDIVEMVLGGLVNKEIVSLINRHGGMAVGLTGKDGGLITAVKKVIRKMSDETGMDEVIDLGLVGKVKEVNPAILESLESNGFIPVVAPVGVSSDGVTMNINADSVASVLASALGAEKLILLTDVAGINDMKDQVVSTAKSRNIKKMIQKGTISGGMIPKVQACMDALKGGVAKTHIIDGRVPHCLLLEIFTEKGIGTEILSK